One Calditrichota bacterium genomic window carries:
- a CDS encoding amidohydrolase family protein, whose translation MNSEQKRNPRLFTNGRIFTSRGLETADIWIEGGKITQITPPQNGAVSGFAEDLGGQIVLPGFVDVHTNGAAGFDTTWGLYHPQTDRFDSSESAYFEGLERAARFFLSQGVTTAILTTISAPLEQIRRVLKQFARFKATHSLGAVFKGIFIEGTFIASPAFAGAHNPEFFQTPTRDLIRHLQEDAEGHIRLVNIPPEHGEKVWDLIPILRELGILTVAGHSGATFNQFKKASEKGLRGAVHLMNGPIKSSYKPFHGGGAFEAALSLDPVFVELIPDYVHVSKGYLLDAIRRKGPDRVLAITDSMFVTGLPDVRHFHISGIRGEVSKGGNYLQVSGHPDTLFGSILTMKKAFENLLSLQTVSHAGIWNREHPAQPFETAVYRTLHMCAFTPLNYLNLRSQNAPPELMPGMDADLLLCDISGDSGDYTLSINTVFLSGEAVD comes from the coding sequence ATGAATTCTGAACAGAAAAGAAACCCGCGCCTCTTTACAAATGGGAGGATTTTTACGTCCCGGGGCCTGGAGACAGCGGACATCTGGATTGAGGGCGGGAAAATTACACAAATTACGCCTCCACAAAATGGGGCAGTTTCCGGGTTTGCCGAAGACCTCGGCGGACAGATTGTCCTCCCCGGATTTGTGGATGTGCACACCAACGGAGCCGCCGGTTTCGACACCACCTGGGGGCTGTACCATCCACAAACGGATAGGTTCGATTCCTCAGAATCCGCCTATTTTGAAGGACTTGAGCGGGCGGCGCGTTTTTTCCTGTCACAGGGCGTTACAACGGCTATTTTGACCACCATTTCCGCCCCTTTGGAACAAATTCGGCGCGTGTTGAAGCAATTTGCCCGGTTTAAAGCCACGCATTCCCTGGGGGCTGTTTTTAAGGGAATTTTTATTGAAGGAACCTTTATCGCTTCGCCGGCATTTGCGGGGGCTCACAATCCCGAATTTTTTCAGACGCCCACACGAGATCTTATCCGACATCTTCAGGAAGATGCCGAAGGCCACATCCGCCTGGTGAATATTCCACCGGAACACGGGGAAAAAGTCTGGGATTTGATTCCGATCCTGCGGGAGCTGGGCATTCTTACGGTTGCCGGGCATTCGGGTGCAACCTTCAACCAGTTTAAGAAAGCCAGCGAAAAGGGACTCCGGGGCGCGGTTCACCTGATGAACGGGCCAATAAAGAGCTCGTACAAGCCCTTTCACGGAGGAGGGGCTTTTGAAGCCGCCCTTTCCCTGGACCCTGTTTTTGTAGAGCTTATCCCCGATTACGTCCACGTGAGCAAAGGCTATTTACTGGATGCCATCCGGCGAAAGGGCCCCGACCGGGTACTGGCTATTACGGACAGCATGTTTGTCACAGGATTACCGGATGTACGACACTTTCACATATCCGGAATACGCGGAGAAGTAAGCAAGGGCGGGAATTATTTGCAGGTGTCCGGCCACCCCGATACGCTTTTCGGAAGTATTCTTACTATGAAAAAAGCGTTTGAGAATCTGCTTTCCCTGCAAACGGTCTCGCACGCCGGCATCTGGAATCGGGAACATCCGGCACAGCCGTTTGAAACGGCCGTTTACCGGACCCTTCACATGTGCGCATTCACGCCCCTGAATTATTTAAACCTTCGGTCTCAAAACGCCCCGCCTGAACTCATGCCCGGAATGGATGCCGATCTGTTGCTTTGCGATATTTCGGGAGATTCAGGAGACTACACGCTTTCAATCAACACGGTTTTTTTGTCCGGGGAAGCGGTGGATTAG
- a CDS encoding DUF4416 family protein, translating to MKPAEPEPVKFFCGILYVQEAILEAAKNRLIKRYGAIDFQSQAFPFDVTDYYVPEMGSPIFRVFVSFEKWIHPKDLARIKIETIAIEDEFADSGKRPVNLDPGYMDVGKVVLASAKYNIQKIYLDFGIYADLTLYYEKGHFYPYPWSFPDFKANRYERPFLLIRERFKVQHKKWIRDRQKNSAAQSRP from the coding sequence ATGAAACCCGCTGAACCGGAACCCGTTAAATTTTTTTGCGGGATTTTATACGTGCAGGAGGCCATCCTGGAAGCGGCCAAGAACCGGCTCATCAAACGGTACGGGGCCATCGATTTTCAGAGCCAAGCCTTCCCGTTTGATGTCACCGATTATTACGTGCCCGAAATGGGCTCTCCCATTTTCCGGGTGTTTGTTTCGTTCGAAAAGTGGATTCATCCCAAGGACCTGGCCCGGATCAAAATTGAAACCATTGCCATCGAAGACGAATTTGCGGACTCAGGCAAGCGGCCGGTTAATCTGGATCCCGGTTACATGGACGTGGGGAAGGTTGTCCTGGCATCGGCCAAATACAATATACAGAAAATTTACCTGGATTTCGGAATCTACGCTGACCTGACGCTCTATTATGAGAAGGGGCATTTTTATCCCTACCCGTGGAGCTTTCCCGACTTCAAGGCGAACCGCTACGAGCGGCCCTTTTTACTGATTCGGGAACGGTTCAAAGTACAGCACAAAAAATGGATTCGGGACCGGCAGAAGAATTCAGCCGCGCAATCGCGGCCCTAA
- a CDS encoding arylamine N-acetyltransferase, whose translation MAHGHFILDPEKNEDSVQIFRDYFRLSRPEATPDFLEEVLSAFSVLPYENISKIIKLNRHFNEDDKRIRLPEEVISDHISKKLGGTCFALTYFLQSILVQTGFKTYPVMADMRAGENIHTANIVLWKGRKFLIDPGYLLNHPMEIHSKRPRVYKTEFTGVELRFDPATDYYHLYTFDREEVRWRYRFKDQPVSWDAFFQYWQESFFKPGMHGINLTRLTPDGLIFVHNDFMRETSFSGKRNIKIKKNYHEAISRVFGIDKQIIEQAQAALSENLRLERDYGIFKPRKETHETR comes from the coding sequence ATGGCTCACGGTCATTTTATCTTAGATCCTGAAAAAAATGAGGACAGCGTCCAAATATTTCGGGATTACTTTCGTCTTTCCCGCCCGGAAGCAACACCCGATTTTCTCGAGGAAGTCCTGAGTGCCTTTTCCGTTCTGCCCTACGAAAATATCAGCAAAATCATTAAACTGAACCGGCATTTTAATGAGGATGACAAACGCATCCGCCTTCCGGAAGAGGTGATTTCCGATCATATCTCAAAAAAACTGGGGGGAACCTGTTTTGCGCTGACCTATTTTTTGCAGAGCATCCTGGTTCAAACCGGATTTAAAACCTATCCGGTTATGGCCGATATGCGGGCCGGGGAAAATATCCACACGGCAAACATTGTTCTCTGGAAGGGGCGAAAATTTCTGATTGATCCGGGTTATTTGCTGAATCACCCGATGGAAATCCATTCAAAGCGTCCGCGCGTGTACAAAACCGAATTCACCGGCGTGGAGCTGCGCTTCGATCCGGCCACAGATTACTACCATCTGTACACCTTTGACCGGGAAGAGGTTCGCTGGCGGTATCGATTCAAAGATCAGCCGGTTTCCTGGGACGCGTTTTTTCAGTATTGGCAGGAGTCGTTTTTCAAGCCGGGAATGCACGGCATCAATTTAACCCGTCTTACACCGGACGGACTCATTTTTGTCCACAACGATTTCATGCGGGAAACCTCATTTTCCGGAAAACGGAACATCAAAATCAAAAAGAATTACCATGAGGCGATTTCCCGTGTTTTCGGAATTGACAAACAGATCATCGAACAGGCCCAGGCCGCGTTGAGTGAAAATCTTCGGCTTGAGCGGGACTATGGAATTTTTAAGCCCCGAAAGGAAACCCATGAAACCCGCTGA